A single region of the Triticum dicoccoides isolate Atlit2015 ecotype Zavitan chromosome 2B, WEW_v2.0, whole genome shotgun sequence genome encodes:
- the LOC119361920 gene encoding E3 ubiquitin-protein ligase WAV3-like yields the protein MGTGWRRALCTSVSRDDSDGGSAKRRPPPARGDAPATPRKLAFFSGMGGGGGGSNPPAPALRCRTRPTAEPESVAPVTPPQPASAPVSARKRVPLLQAISAPSSPRSPSRFALFKASILPTKARCGVCTRGVKNGGGAAVFTAECSHSFHFPCIAAHARAAASGALCCPVCSAPWRQAPFLASLRLHLDADGSPHRKHRTSDDSRKTAPVTAKAAGVPKVYDDDEPLLAPKSAANGSGFNPIPEANEDGDEGEGEGEEAGREGEFRGFFPHPPRVRTGLAVTVAPEAALVSSGRRHGKYVVVVKVKAPALRSSASRRAPIDLVTVLDVSQGMMGEKLQMLKRGMRLVIASLGPADRLSLVAFSGAAKRLMPLRRMSRQGQRSARQIVDRLVVCAAAQGQEQQAQGACAGDALRKATKVLEDRRDRNPVATVMLLSDTQQQQQQQDARKHGDHHHALRRPQPAPAAAATRFTHVEIPIAGPGPADDAPARSPLAPKQEEQLESSAPAEHAFAKCLGGLVSVVMQEVHLELDFPTGEITAVYSCGAGQQAVALAGGAGGSGGSALSVRLGEMYAEEERELLVELRAPLGAHPHALSVRCAYRDPASQETVRGAEQPLLLPPLHDGGGGGSSTSSSQQRLHDLFVASRAVAESRRLAELGDFSTATHLLSSARRLVLQSPPTQQQQDLLGGLDMELSDMRWRRGQQQPPTPTSRSATPSGTPRASSGGGGGGGSEPLTPTSAWRAAEQLAKVAIMRKSMNRVSDLHGFENARF from the exons ATGGGGACGGGGTGGCGGAGGGCGCTGTGCACGTCGGTGAGCCGGGACGACAGCGACGGCGGGAGCGCcaagcgccgcccgccgccggcgcGCGGCGACGCGCCGGCGACCCCGCGGAagctggccttcttctccggcatgggcggcgggggcggggggagcaacccgccggcccccgcgctgcggTGCCGCACGAGGCCGACGGCGGAGCCGGAGAGCGTGGCGCCCGTGACGCCGCCGCAGCCGGCGTCGGCGCCGGTGTCGGCCAGGAAGCGGGTGCCGCTGCTGCAGGCCATCTCGGCGCCGTCCTCGCCCAGATCCCCCTCCAGATTCGCGCTCTTCAAGGCCTCCATCCTCCCCACCAAG GCGCGGTGCGGCGTGTGCACGCGGGGCGTCAAgaacggcggcggcgcggcggtgtTCACGGCGGAGTGCTCCCACTCCTTCCACTTCCCCTGCATCGCGGCGCACGCGCGCGCGGCCGCCTCCGGCGCGCTCTGCTGCCCGGTCTGCTCCGCGCCGTGGCGCCAGGCGCCGTTCCTCGCCTCGCTCCGCCTCCACCTCGACGCCGACGGCTCCCCGCACCGCAAGCACAGGACCTCCGACGACTCCCGCAAGACGGCGCCGGTGACGGCCAAGGCCGCCGGCGTGCCCAAGGTGTACGACGACGACGAGCCGCTGCTGGCGCCCAAGTCCGCCGCCAACGGCAGCGGGTTCAACCCGATCCCGGAGGCCAACGAGGACGGcgacgagggcgagggcgagggcgaggaggCCGGCCGGGAGGGCGAGTTCCGGGGCTTCTTCCCGCACCCGCCGCGGGTGCGGACCGGGCTGGCGGTGACAGTCGCGCCCGAGGCCGCGCTGGTGTCGTCCGGGCGGAGGCACGGCAAGTACGTGGTGGTGGTGAAGGTGAAGGCGCCGGCGCTGCGGTCGTCGGCGTCGCGGCGCGCGCCCATCGACCTGGTGACGGTGCTGGACGTGAGCCAGGGCATGATGGGGGAGAAGCTGCAGATGCTGAAGCGCGGGATGCGGCTGGTGATCGCGTCGCTCGGCCCCGCCGACCGGCTCTCCCTCGTCGCCTTCTCCGGCGCCGCCAAGCGGCTGATGCCGCTGCGGCGGATGTCGCGGCAGGGGCAGCGGTCGGCGCGGCAGATCGTGGACCGCCTCGTGGTGTGCGCCGCCGCGCAGGGGCAGGAGCAGCAGGCGCAGGGCGCCTGCGCCGGCGACGCGCTGCGCAAGGCCACCAAGGTCCTCGAGGACCGCCGCGACCGCAACCCCGTCGCCACCGTCATGCTCCTCTCCGacacgcagcagcagcagcagcagcaggacgcGAGGAAGCACGGCGACCACCACCACGCCCTGCGCCGCCCGCagccggctccggcggcggcggccacgCGGTTCACCCACGTCGAGATCCCCATCGCCGGGCCCGGGCCGGCCGACGACGCGCCGGCGCGGTCGCCGCTCGCGCCCAAGCAGGAGGAGCAGCTGGAGTCGAGCGCCCCCGCGGAGCACGCCTTCGCGAAATGCCTGGGCGGCCTCGTCAGCGTGGTGATGCAGGAGGTGCACCTGGAGCTCGACTTCCCGACGGGGGAGATCACGGCGGTGTACTCCTGCGGCGCCGGGCAGCAGGCCGTGGCCCTcgcgggcggcgccggcggcagcggcgggtcGGCCCTGAGCGTGCGGCTCGGCGAGATGTACGCGGAGGAGGAGCGGGAGCTGCTGGTGGAGCTGCGGGCGCCGCTGGGCGCGCACCCGCACGCGCTGTCCGTCCGGTGCGCGTACCGCGACCCGGCGTCGCAGGAGACGGTGCGCGGCGCCGAGCAGCCGCTGCTCCTGCCCCCGCtccacgacggcggcggcggggggagctCCACGTCCTCCTCGCAGCAGCGGCTCCACGACCTGTTCGTGGCGTCCCGCGCGGTGGCGGAGTCGCGGCGGCTGGCGGAGCTGGGCGACTTCTCGACGGCGACGCACCTGCTGTCCTCCGCGCGGCGGCTGGTGCTGCAGTCCCCGCCGACGCAGCAGCAGCAGGACCTGCTGGGCGGCCTGGACATGGAGCTGAGCGACATGCGGTGGCGGCGCGGCCAGCAGCAGCCGCCGACGCCAACATCCCGGTCAGCGACGCCCTCCGGCACGCCGCGAGCATCAtcgggcggcggaggagggggCGGAAGCGAGCCGCTGACGCCGACGTCGGCGTGGCGCGCGGCGGAGCAGCTGGCGAAGGTGGCCATCATGCGCAAGTCCATGAACCGGGTGAGCGACCTGCACGGCTTCGAGAACGCGCGCTTCTGA
- the LOC119361921 gene encoding ELMO domain-containing protein A-like, with translation MGIPFQLQSQQGIQQAKALLAENKIMIKKETSPSEPFGGQPAKNASTPKPNMATAAKVNAMVGNRTWFGGLFTGSGKKRQVHAEKNFEMTPLQEQRMQKLKDRLNIPFDETRPEHLTSLKALWKISFPDTELTSLVSEQWKDMGWQGPNPATDFRGCGFVSLENLLFFARRYPASFQKLLLKTQGMRATWEYPFATAGVNVSHMLIQLLELNSARPKTLPGINFVRMLSEHEDVFDILYCIAFEMMDAQWLAMRASYMQFNDVLEATKSQLERELSLEDLVRIQDLPAYNLLLK, from the exons ATGGGCATTCCGTTCCAGCTCCAATCCCAGCAG GGAATACAGCAAGCGAAGGCCCTACTAGCAGAAAACAAAATAATGATCAAA AAGGAAACTTCTCCATCTGAACCTTTTGGGGGGCAACCTGCGAAAAATGCATCCACTCCGAAGCCAAATATGGCAACTGCTGCCAAGG TTAATGCTATGGTCGGAAATAGGACATGGTTTGGAGGGCTTTTCACTGGCTCAGGTAAAAAGCGTCAAGTCCATGCCGAGAAGAACTTTGAAATGACCCCTCTTCAG GAACAAAGGATGCAAAAATTAAAGGACAGACTAAACATACCTTTTGACGAGACCCGACCGGAACATCTG ACATCCCTGAAGGCTCTTTGGAAAATTTCCTTTCCCGATACAGAGCTCACGAGCTTAGTTTCTGAACAGTGGAAAGATATGGGGTGGCAGGGCCCAAATCCTGCAACTGATTTCAG GGGCTGTGGATTTGTGTCACTTGAGAACCTTCTATTCTTCGCAAGAAGATACCCG GCTTCTTTCCAGAAATTGTTGCTGAAAACACAAGGAATGCGAGCCACATGGGAATACCCCTTTGCGACAGCAGGCGTTAATGTCTCACACATGTTGATCCAACTGTTGGAGCTTAATTCAG CTCGACCGAAAACTTTGCCGGGGATTAACTTCGTCAGGATGCTGTCCG AGCACGAGGACGTGTTCGACATCCTCTACTGCATAGCCTTCGAGATGATGGACGCTCAGTGGCTGGCGATGCGCGCCTCCTACATGCAGTTCAAT GATGTGCTGGAAGCGACGAAGTCGCAGCTGGAGAGGGAGCTTTCGCTGGAGGACCTCGTGCGGATCCAGGACCTGCCGGCTTACAACCTCTTGTTGAAATGA